From a single Intestinibaculum porci genomic region:
- a CDS encoding nicotinate phosphoribosyltransferase: MKYNVNRARNITLVMDFYELTMSYSYFKKGMKDEIVYFDMFYRKNPDNGGVVITAGLQQLIEAVEDMHFSDGDLDYLRSLHIFDEAFLDYLKNFKFTGDIWAVPEGTPVFPYEPLVTVRAPIIEAQLIETFLLVTINHQSLIATKAHRVVQEAKGRPVMEFGARRAQGYDGATYGARAAYIGGASGTATVSAGEMFGIPVLGTMAHSFVQSFDSEYEAFKAYAEIYPDNCILLVDTYDTLKSGIPNAIRVAEEVLIPNGHRLAGIRIDSGDIAYLTKKARAMLDVAGLTDAKISISNSLDEYLIRSVLEQGAKIDSFGVGENMITSKSAPVFGGVYKMAAVEKDGKIIPKIKISENTEKITNPGYKKVYRLIEKETQKALGDIIMFANEKINVNDDLTIYSQFDKWLNKTLPAGEFEYFELQKPVFKDGQCIYPEYTLDEIRENVKKQSALMWDEIFRLEYPHKYYVDLSRKLIDYKLKMLEEKRG, encoded by the coding sequence ATGAAATATAATGTCAATCGGGCAAGAAATATTACGCTTGTCATGGATTTTTACGAACTGACAATGTCCTACAGTTATTTTAAAAAGGGGATGAAGGACGAAATTGTCTACTTCGATATGTTTTATCGTAAAAACCCCGATAACGGCGGGGTAGTTATTACGGCTGGCTTACAGCAGTTAATTGAAGCTGTTGAAGATATGCATTTTAGTGATGGCGATTTGGATTACTTACGCAGCTTGCATATCTTTGATGAAGCCTTTTTAGATTATCTTAAGAATTTTAAGTTTACCGGAGATATCTGGGCTGTTCCTGAAGGAACACCAGTGTTCCCTTACGAACCATTAGTGACAGTGCGCGCCCCAATCATTGAAGCGCAGCTGATTGAAACCTTCTTATTAGTAACGATCAATCATCAGTCTCTGATTGCGACGAAGGCGCATCGTGTGGTGCAGGAAGCCAAAGGCCGTCCTGTTATGGAATTTGGCGCTCGTCGTGCACAGGGCTATGATGGGGCTACTTATGGTGCCCGTGCCGCTTATATTGGCGGAGCCTCAGGGACTGCGACGGTATCAGCTGGGGAAATGTTTGGGATTCCTGTTTTAGGCACAATGGCGCATTCCTTTGTCCAGTCTTTTGATAGTGAATATGAAGCTTTCAAAGCTTATGCAGAAATCTATCCTGATAACTGCATCTTATTAGTGGATACCTATGATACTTTAAAGAGCGGGATTCCTAATGCCATTCGTGTGGCAGAAGAAGTCCTGATTCCTAATGGTCATCGCTTAGCGGGGATTCGTATTGATAGCGGTGATATTGCTTACTTAACGAAAAAAGCCCGAGCAATGTTAGATGTAGCGGGCTTAACAGATGCGAAAATTTCTATTTCGAACTCATTAGACGAATATCTGATTCGTTCCGTTTTAGAGCAGGGGGCTAAAATTGATTCTTTCGGTGTTGGGGAAAATATGATTACCTCTAAATCAGCACCCGTTTTTGGTGGGGTTTATAAAATGGCAGCGGTCGAAAAAGACGGCAAGATCATTCCAAAGATTAAAATCTCTGAAAATACGGAAAAGATTACCAACCCTGGTTACAAGAAAGTTTATCGTTTAATTGAAAAAGAAACCCAGAAAGCGTTAGGGGACATTATTATGTTCGCTAATGAAAAAATCAATGTGAATGATGATTTAACAATCTACTCACAGTTTGATAAATGGTTAAATAAAACGCTGCCAGCTGGGGAATTTGAATATTTCGAACTGCAGAAACCAGTCTTTAAAGATGGTCAGTGTATCTATCCAGAATACACGCTCGATGAAATTCGTGAAAATGTGAAGAAACAGTCCGCTTTAATGTGGGATGAAATCTTCCGTCTTGAATATCCACATAAATACTATGTCGATTTATCAAGAAAACTGATTGATTACAAGCTGAAAATGCTGGAAGAAAAACGCGGGTAA
- a CDS encoding prephenate dehydrogenase — protein sequence MKITVVGLGVIGGSFVKALKGKGYEVYGVDINQESLYEAKKEGCIIEGYTDPHDIIPETDLTIISLYPSLVLDFIRNNTFKPGSIVSDAVGIKSYFLKQALEIIPEDVEYISVHPMAGREKKGYAYASAEVFQDANFIVVQHSLNKPQSIAFMEGFAHDLGFHSVKIMSPSDHDEIIGFTSQLPHAIAVALMNSDTQKYDTGKYIGDSFRDLTRIANINEDLWSELFLNNKAFLLGSINRFEEQLDLIKNAIKDNDEDALKALFIESSKRRTHL from the coding sequence ATGAAAATTACAGTAGTTGGTTTAGGGGTTATTGGCGGCAGTTTCGTCAAAGCCCTCAAGGGAAAAGGTTATGAAGTCTATGGTGTCGATATTAATCAGGAATCACTCTATGAAGCCAAGAAAGAAGGCTGTATTATTGAAGGCTATACCGATCCTCATGATATTATTCCGGAAACAGATTTAACGATTATCTCTCTATATCCTTCGTTAGTGCTTGATTTTATTAGAAATAATACTTTTAAGCCTGGCAGCATCGTTTCTGATGCCGTAGGGATCAAATCCTACTTTCTCAAACAGGCTTTAGAGATCATTCCTGAAGATGTCGAATATATCTCTGTCCATCCAATGGCCGGCCGGGAAAAGAAGGGCTACGCATATGCGAGCGCCGAAGTATTCCAGGATGCCAACTTTATCGTTGTTCAGCATTCACTTAATAAACCGCAGTCCATTGCCTTTATGGAAGGCTTTGCCCATGACTTAGGGTTCCATTCGGTTAAGATTATGAGTCCATCTGATCATGACGAGATCATTGGCTTTACATCACAGCTGCCGCATGCTATTGCCGTGGCTTTAATGAACAGTGATACCCAGAAATATGATACTGGTAAGTATATCGGCGACTCCTTTAGAGACTTAACCCGTATTGCGAATATTAATGAAGACTTATGGAGCGAACTGTTCCTAAATAATAAAGCGTTTTTATTAGGATCGATTAATCGTTTTGAAGAGCAGTTAGACCTCATCAAGAATGCCATTAAAGATAATGATGAGGACGCTTTAAAGGCCTTATTTATCGAATCGAGCAAGCGTCGTACGCATTTATAG